The DNA region GTACTATTTATTTTGTATTCTCTAGTCAAGTTTCGCTATTTATATTATCATTTTTAGGTAAGACTACAAGTATTGCCCAATTAGGTGCCTTGGGGCGTTTTTCTGTTATATTTACTGTATTTACCACGTTTGTAAATATGGTCTTTATTCCGAGGTTTGCTCGTTCTGAGAATAATAGAAGTCTTTTATTAAAAAAATCGCATTTTATATTATTGTTATCTTTAATTGGTAGTATTAGTGTTGGATTTGTGTTGTATATATTCAGAAGTTTTGTATTGCGTTTTCTAGGTGCTAATTATCAAAATTTGGATTATTCCTTTTTGCTAATTATTATACAGGGTATAATTACAGTATTATCTAGTAATGCATATGAATTCAATTTAAGGAAGGGGTGGGTGATTCATCCCTTATTGGATATATTGATTAGTCTAGTACCTACGGTAATATTTGCTATTTTAATACCTTTAAATACATTGCCTAATGTTATATTGTACGGAATATTAAATTCATTGGTGTATTTCTTAAGTCATTATTTTGCTTTTATAGTACAATTATTTCAAAAGGCCGATAAGTATTAATTGAGGTTTACGATATTATTTTATTTATAAATGAATAAAAAGATAAAATTATTAATAATAGGATCATCGCAAGGTGTATATGGTGGAATTGAAGCATTTATGCTTGCAATAGCGGATGCTGCTGCTCAATGGTCTGAATTTGAAATAAGTTTATGTTACAAATTGGTTGATGGATATGCTTGGAATACTGAATTAAAAGATATGCTACATGATAAATCGTACAAAGTTTATTTTGTTGAGAAAGCGTCTAGTGAATTATTTTCTCTAATTAAAGAGGCCGATGTACTGCATATTCAGAATATGCCACCTGATATAGTAATTCCAGCATTTATTAGAAGAAAAAAGATATTTCTGACCATTCATAATCGTAAAATGAGTGGTAACTATTTACGTTACAAAATTTGGACTTTTTGTAGCCAATTGGCTACGGAGCGATGGTATAATTCTTCATTTGTTCATCAATCTTGGGAAGGTACCCAGTTGAAAAAAAATAGTGAAGTCATTCCCACCGTTTGTGCGTTACCTCAAATTACATCAGAAATTACAAATCGCAGTGGTTTCTTATTTGTTGGTAGGTGGATTGAAAATAAAGGAATTGAAGAGATTATAGAGGCTTATAGTATGCTAACATTAGCAGATAGAAAAAAGTTTCCTTTAACGATATTAGGAACTGGCAGATTGAAAAATAAAATTGATGTTTTGATTGAGCTAGTTGGGTTAAAAGGGGAAATTATTCTTCCTGGTTTTGTTACAGATGAAGAAAAGGCAAATTATTTTTCCCTAAGTAAATGGCTACTTGCTCCCGCTAATACAAATGAAGATCTAGGATTGACTCCAATTGAAGCGAGAAATATATCCTTGCCAGCAATTGTTTCTAGAGATGGAGGATTACCTGAAGCTGCAGGTCCTGCTGCGGTATTGGTCACTCCTGGCGATGTACATGACTTATATGAAAAAATGACAATGGTCATAAATATGTCTGAGGAAGAGTACTTACAACGAGCAAAATTGGCAAAAGAGTCTTTAAAATATTTTCTAAAACCAATGGAATATTATCGTTCTAAATTTCAATAATGAATCATGCCTAACGCTAAAAAACTTATAGTTATAATTCCTAATTTACCCCCGATCGTATGCGGTATAGGTAATTATGCAATTAAGCTATCGCGCCAATTGCTAAAAATTGGAATGTATGATGAGATTGTAGTTGGAGGCAATCAAGCACCTACAGACAATAAGCTTAAATTAGAAAATATTGAATTAAGACAATGGGCTGAGGTTTTAAAAAATGATAGAGATAATGCAGATGTATTTCTCAATTTTGCACCGACAGCCTATAGTAAATTTGGATTACCTCTTCAATTATTAAATGACCTAAATATATATAAAAAGCATAATCCCAATGCTCAGATTAGTACTATTTTTCATGAAACTTGGATGGATAATTCAGGACTTAAAATTCATCATAAATTAAAAAATTTTTTTACAAAATATACTGCGACAAAATGTGTGGATTTGTCTAATAATGTTTCTGTAATAACAGATGAACAATTTGGACGAATTAAGAACATTGCGAATAATAAAAATATAACTGTACAAAAAATTGCCCCTAATATTGAGCCAGACTTGAATCTGGACGTACTTAATATTGCACGTGAGAAAGGGCTTTTTATTAATTTCGGACTAGCACACACACGTCTTTGGACTTTAGAAAAAAATAAGGAATTAATTCGAAAAATGGTGGATGCTAGTTTGGTGTCCAAAATTATTGGAATTGGTCCAGTGGGTAATAATTATGCAGTCGAAGAAATAAATTTAGCTAAAGAGATTTCTTCTAAACTGGAATACATACAAAAAGGCGCATTAGATGCAAGTGATGTAAGCGCATTCATGCTAAAAGCTGAGGGAGGATTTATAGGACAGTCGGTGGATAGTTTATCAAAATCAAGCAGTTTTTGGGCTTTTGCAGCGCATGCTATTCCTGTTATATCCCCAGCCATAGTGGATGATCGTGAGAATTTAAAGCAGCTGCTTTTTTTTAAAAATGAATTATTGGCGGACATTTCTCTCTTTGAAATTTCGAAAAAAGAACGTGCAGAAAATTTGTACAAAATGTACAAAAACAGTCATTCATGGGAAATTATTGCAGCAGATTTTAAAAAATGGGTAAATTAAGTGCATGTCAATTGTAGTATCACATCCAACTGGAAATCAAAATGTACGTGCTTTGTTGGCCGCATTGGAGAGAAATAATTTATTGAATAAATATTTTACAACTGTAGGTTTTAGTGAAAATACTTCTCTTATCAAATTTTTGGGCCCGTTAAAAAATGAAGCCATTAAGAGACTCTATTCAGAAAATATTTATCAAAAAACAGAAACTTTTCCATGGTTAGAACTAGGGCGCATATTTGCGAATAAAGCTCATTTGCCTTATTTGACTCAACATGAAAATGGAATTTTTTCTGTTGACCATATTTATAAAAATATTGATAATCATACCGCAAAATTTTTAGCTAAAAGATCTCTCCATATACAAGGAATATACTCTTACGAAGATTGTGCGTTTAACTCTTTTAAAGTTGCTAAAGAGCATGGTATGTCTTGTTACTATGAATTGCCTATTGCCTATTGGGCTACAGCGAAATCATTGTTGACGAAAGAAGCGGATAGGTTGCCTGAGTGGGCAATCACTTTAGGAGGTGGAATTGCGGATAGTGAGGAGAAATTAAATAGGAAATCAACGGAATTAAATTTAGCAGATAAAATAATCGTTCCTAGTAAATTTGTGAAAGACTCTTTACCAAAAGAAATTGATTTGCAAAAGGTAATTATGTCTCCTTTTGGATCTCCAAGTATTAATCCTCAACTGAAATTGCCAAGTCTGTCTGAATTGAAGACTAGAAAATTAAAAGTGCTTTTTGTAGGGGGTATGGGGCAACGTAAAGGTTTAGGAGATTTATTTAATGCTATGAAAACTTTGAATGGAGAAAACGTTGAATTAATCGTTTTAGGTTCGCCTCTAGTTGATTTAGAATTTTATAAAAAACAATATCCTTCATTTATATATGCTGGGCTAAAACCACACGCAGAAGTATTACAATTGATGTCAGAGTGTGATGTATTTTGTTTGCCTTCCATTGTGGAAGGACGTGCATTAGTTTTACAAGAAGCAATGAGTCAAGGTTTACCATTGATTATTACGCCTAATACAGGTGGCGAGGATTTGATAGAAGAAGGTAAAACTGGATTTTTAGTGAATTGTGGAGATCATAACAAGATCGCCGAAAAAATTCAATGGTTAAGTGAACATAAGGAGGAATTGTTGGAAATGAAATATAATGCAATTAAAAAAGCGACATTGTATTCTTGGGAAGGTTATGGCGATTTAATTGTCAATGGTTTAAATTAGTAATGAATGTTTTCTGATCTAAAAATATATTTCAAACAGTGCAGTATAGACAAAAAATTAGTTTGGCTATATTTTTTCTTGTTAATTTTTGAAGGTGCGTTAAGGAAGTGGGTATTACCATTTCTTGCGACACCCTTATTAATTGTAAGAGATCCGATCGCAATTTATATTATCTATCTTTCTTTCAAAAAGCATTATTTTCCTTGGAATGGTTATGTTTTAGCCGCGTTCTTATATACAGGGATAGCCATAGGTACTACTTTGTTTCTTGGACATCATAATATTTGGGTGGCACTCTATGGGGCGCGTATCAGTTTATTTCATTTTCCACTGATCTTTTTGATCGGAAAGATATTCAATAAAAATGATGTTATTCAATTAGG from Rhizosphaericola mali includes:
- a CDS encoding glycosyltransferase family 4 protein, whose product is MNKKIKLLIIGSSQGVYGGIEAFMLAIADAAAQWSEFEISLCYKLVDGYAWNTELKDMLHDKSYKVYFVEKASSELFSLIKEADVLHIQNMPPDIVIPAFIRRKKIFLTIHNRKMSGNYLRYKIWTFCSQLATERWYNSSFVHQSWEGTQLKKNSEVIPTVCALPQITSEITNRSGFLFVGRWIENKGIEEIIEAYSMLTLADRKKFPLTILGTGRLKNKIDVLIELVGLKGEIILPGFVTDEEKANYFSLSKWLLAPANTNEDLGLTPIEARNISLPAIVSRDGGLPEAAGPAAVLVTPGDVHDLYEKMTMVINMSEEEYLQRAKLAKESLKYFLKPMEYYRSKFQ
- a CDS encoding glycosyltransferase family 4 protein, whose protein sequence is MSIVVSHPTGNQNVRALLAALERNNLLNKYFTTVGFSENTSLIKFLGPLKNEAIKRLYSENIYQKTETFPWLELGRIFANKAHLPYLTQHENGIFSVDHIYKNIDNHTAKFLAKRSLHIQGIYSYEDCAFNSFKVAKEHGMSCYYELPIAYWATAKSLLTKEADRLPEWAITLGGGIADSEEKLNRKSTELNLADKIIVPSKFVKDSLPKEIDLQKVIMSPFGSPSINPQLKLPSLSELKTRKLKVLFVGGMGQRKGLGDLFNAMKTLNGENVELIVLGSPLVDLEFYKKQYPSFIYAGLKPHAEVLQLMSECDVFCLPSIVEGRALVLQEAMSQGLPLIITPNTGGEDLIEEGKTGFLVNCGDHNKIAEKIQWLSEHKEELLEMKYNAIKKATLYSWEGYGDLIVNGLN